TACAGTTGTAGTTATCAAATAATTTGACATGCAGATTATGTCACATGAGGTATAGATAGGTTACCAAAATCTGAATATGCTAGAAATGTTAAGGTTTGATATTCTCCAGTTACTTCTTGATATTTCTCTACATTCCAACCCGTTGATGATTCTCTAAGAACTTTGGTTAGCAAATCAAAATTGCATAGCAGAAATAATGTTATATAATAGCATACCATGACTGGACACCCAGCTTTTGGAATACTATCAGAACGCAAGCCACCAAAAGGATTTAAGCCTGCATGCTCTACGAGAATGCAGGCATCAAAACCAATAGCTTCATAGAAATCTCCTACCTGAGTAACAAAATCATCAAATATGTTAAATTCTTATTATTTTCAAGTCATTATTGTCGGGGCAATTCATAGCATGAAAGATAAAAGGTCACTGTACTTAAATGAATTTCCCAACTTGGATCGGAGAGAATAAATGAATGACAACAGAGAGAAATATAATATGTCTGAATGCTATCCTGACATATTATCTCTGAAAGATGTCTGACTATGAACCATGCCGGCTTTGACAGCATTAagattttatttttcctttgacTAGAAACTTATGGAATACCGAATTTTTATTCAATTCAAAATTGTCAAAAACATAAAACTTAATGGAACATTAGATAGTAGCATACTCTGCAAAGTAGAACCTCACGAGGAAACTTCGATTTAAATTGCAAAATTTCCATGTTCAGTGTTCCATCTTTCAAGCTGAGAAATTGTACCAGTATTGTGTCAGTGATAACATCATGTTAACCTTTccagaaaagaaaggaaatgggCATAATTATGGTAAGCATGCATAAAGCATATGCTTCACCTTCCATTTCTTAAAGTTGTATCCAACCCTAATATATTTGAATACACAAGCCTCTGagtcaattgcacagatgacgGTTTTCTGCACCTCTCCATTTTCTGAAAACATCAAATAGTAGAGCAACAATAAATAACAGAAGCATCGGACTTGGTACATGGGTAGAGATATCAGCTGTTTGCAAGAACCTCTTTCCACCACAGGATATGTGAAAGCATGCCTTCGTCACAATATTCTCCCTGTTTGTTAGCTTTCCTAGATGCCATTGAAATGCCTCGTGAGACCTTCCTGGGTTTGGACCAAGTCCTCCGGTTGAATAGCCTGGAGCAAAAGGGTCATCAAGATTATGGAAGCAATGTGACGGGCCACGGAGCAATACTAAATCTTAATTGATGAGGTACATTGGGCAACAATTTGCCACCAATCAAGTCATATCACACATCTGTGCTTATACCAAACTGAATTGCACGTTCCTTCTTATACCTACAAGAATACTGCAAATACAATGCAAACTATATGCCAACAATCCAAACGTGTACATGGTTACTCTCTATGCCAACGATCCAAACGTGGACATGGCTACTCTCGTATGCATTTTGTAGCTAGTATAGGTGTACATATTTGTTCAGAGTTTCAGGGCGCTCCAATCAGACAGTACTCAATTTAGTTCTCGATTTACCAAGGGATTCAAATATATAGCGATTCGCTCAAAACATCAACAAAGCCGCTAAAAAAACTCACTGCACTGGCCGCACTCTAAATCCACACGAGTGCCGTCGGATTGCGGGTTTCATGCTCCACGTTGAAAAAAGgaacagaaaaaaaatcccatcacggcaaaaaaaaagaagtcgaCAGAACGAGACAGAAACGCGTCCAACTCCAATGCTCCGGAGGTGGGGATGGAAGGAAGCTCACAGCATGGGGAGTGGGGAGCTGCGCGGGCGGTGCCGCCGGAGGATGGAGTCGGCGAGGGGGAGCCACCGCGGCGTGGCGGCCACGAGCGAGCTCACGAGCACCCGCTgcatggcgccgccgcgctgcgggAAGAACGGCGGTGTGCAAGGGCTTCGCGGCGCTGGTATCCGCGCCGGCGTCGCGTCCCCGCCGGaatgggaggcggcgggggaggagtaAGTGGAGGCCCGGAGACGCGGGCGGACCGGAGGGGAGAGGTGGGGTTTTGGGGTTGTGTCGGGGCGCGGGCGGCAGTGAAGGAGGCAGAGGTCGGGGAGAGGTTCCCGTCGCACACGTTTCTCGTGGTAGTGCGCACGCTTCCCGTAGCGGTTGCTCTGGTGGGCCCGTTGGGGTCACGGGCTCACGGTCCCTGGGCCCTCGCGCTGGCAGGCCCAGCGAACGGTTTGTGTTCTCAGTTCTGACTTCCGAAAACTTGTGCTTGTTTCTTACCTTCTTTTCCAACGAGCATCGTTGAAATCTATTGGAATACCTCGTTATTAACATACTCCAACCAAATAGTATTTCTTTTTTAAATATGATGTTTAACATAAGCTATTTTTTAAAATGAACTAGCTAGCTTGTTCTAAACCTCCTGTCTAAGTAAAAACATGCGAGAAATGAAGTGGCGAATCATTCATAGAATCAGCACAAGTTGGTTGCCTGGTTGTGATCGAAATTAGAATAGGATGATCCATTATCAACACAAACACTCCTCAAAAGCCATCTCtcgacctttttttttaaaaaaaaaacaagcaccgAGTAATCTAATAAAAGAACACATATAATTGAGTACTCTGAACTCCCGTCTATAAATGAAACGAAATGGGCTCGTGCATTCTGATTTACCATACATGGGCTATACACCTGATGTCTGTCTTTAATTGACGTGTGCTGCTATACTAAATTACTAATACGTTCTCAGTTTCAACTCTCATGAACAAGTAAAGCATCCTTGTAAGCACTGGTCACATCTAGCTAAACATGCCTCAGCAAAACAGGGGGCTTCTTGCAGTGTTGGCCTAGAGCACCCTGCCGTCCATCCCGTCGAGAAGACCCGACCACATCCCTTTCACCGGCGGCAGCTGCGCCACGAACGCTTGCCACGGCGGGTAAcccacgccgctgccgcggaCGCGCCCGTCCATCCGGAGCGAGAGGTACCTGCAACACAGCGTGGACATCCAGGGTAAGAGAACAAGTCGATCCAACCTGACAAGGCTGAAATCTTCAGAAAAACGTTGAGAGATCAGAGGCGAGTCTCGAGGTGCTCACACGGGGGAATCAGGTGGCACGCCGGCGAGTTTCTTCTGATCGTCCAACCACCTGCAATCATCAGGCACAAGAAGCTGAAATCAACGCGAGACCACCAAACAAGGTTGTGATTTGTGAACATGTCAGCGTGTTTCGTACTGCGCCCATTCGGTGGTGTACACCGGCGTGAGCTGCCAGAGCCTCTTGCTCCTCCTGGCAAGTTCGTCACCGacgccatcctcgtcgccgcccccgtcgaTCCGCAGCTCGGGCGTGTTCCCGTCCGTGGCGAAGGGCACCGCCAGCACGGCCCGCTCCGCGAGCTCCCTCAGGAGCGGCTGGCTCCGCCGGAACGACTCGGCGACGAACTCCCCGGGCCCCGCCACGATGACAAGCCGCGCGGTGCCGCGCAGCTCGCCGAGCGCGAACGGCCTggcgacgtcgccggcgccggcgcggagctTGAGCCTGGATAGGCGCTCCTCCCGCGCGAGCCTGGCCACCTGCGCGTCCTTGGCCCTGCTCTCGCGCGAGTAGAGGAAGGCGAAGAGCGAGACGGCCGCGACGTCGATGCCCAGGCCCTTGAGCgtgtcggcggcgccggcggccctcGCGGGGTCGGACAACGCCGGGAGGAGCCGCGTGAGCGCGATGAGGCCGCCCAGCGCGCCGCTGGCCATGAACGCGAGGTAGAAGAACATCCGCACCGACCGGAACGGGGACAGCACCTCACTCCGTATCTTCGCCATGGAACTGCGACACACCGGACGGTGAGGACCCCACGGACTCCAGAGCGCCAGGAAATTTTAGGCACACTGAGCGGGAACAagcagaaggcggcggcggctacctTACCTCGCTGCTGTCCGGAGTggtggggggaggaggggagggcttGTTCGCAGCGGAGCACCGGATGCCGGCGCGGCATGCTctgttgcaggagaccgatggCTTGCGAGACACTGGCAGCGAGAAGTGGAGCGAGGCGCCGATGGCAGCGCATGGGACGGAGACGGAGGTGGGGGGAGGAGACCGGAGGGTCGCCGCCATCTCGGGACGGGAGGCTTGCGTGTGCGTGCAGAGTGCAGACCATAGCGTCTGGTCCGCATCTTCTAACCGCTACTACTTGGCTTGTGGCGGCAGTCGCAACAGCGAGGACGAGCCTGGGCCTTACGCGGCCGCATCCACTCTTGTGCACCTTCGCtgcttcctccgtttcaaatttttggtatttcttctccgttcgtaggtcgttttggtcTTTATACGATTTGAAACGGAGAGGAAGTATAGTGTATACCATGGCTGTAGACCTGCAGAGTCGTGCCCGATTGACAGCCCTGCTTCAACGCCCGCCAGGTGCACAAGCCACAAGCACATGCCTACATGAGTGAGACTGAAATCCAAGTACTAACAAGCCCAGAATCAACTAATCGCCTTGATTCCAGTCTAAAAAATCGATTCACATCATCCCACAACCCAAATTATGCCTCCAGAGACTCTAAAGGGTAACCTATGCAGAGTTCAGCAACAATAGTGGTAACACCGAAACCATTGTAAGCCATTACTGTAAAGAATAATTCAACAGATCATCATTAGAACTCCTTCCACTCTTACAGGCAAACAATAACATCAAGAAACGATAACAATCAAGTTGACAGCTGAGAATTCACAACAAATGTTTCACAACTACTGATCAGCAAACCGTCATTTAGCCAAGGAAAATGGGCCAAAAAATCACTTTCGCAACTGTTCTCCACGAAGCTACACTTTCCTTTCTTTGTACAGTGTATGTACCAAGTAGTACAAATGAAGCCCACACTCATAAACACTCTCCACAAGCTAccaaattaaaaaaaggaaaaaagaataaacagGCCATACATAATCACACCGGGCAAAAACCAGGAGCTCCCGACAGAAGGGAGGCGCTTGTTTTATACTATACACATACAGACAAATGACAAGAAAAACACCCTACCGAAGAAATGCTCATATAGACCACAAATAATAACAAATGTTACATCTCATTGGTTAGAATCGATCGGTTTGCCAGACCTCGCCTGTGAAATCCGGTTAGCGTAGATGGTTACTAGGCGCAGCTGCGTGCTGCTAAGCCCTTCCAAGTATGGAGCGAATGCTTTCCCAAGCATGATGTAGATATCCACCAGACAGAACACAACAGTCTAGAGTGAAAAGAAAATATTTCAAATGATCAGAAATGAATGGAAGTGAATTAAACAGATTTGTTGAATCAAGGCAGATGAAAAGGTCGGTAAGCAATTGAAAGGTCATGTGCAGAATAAGCAAGAGGTCATAGCATCTTATCTACCGCCCTGATGGTACCCACCTTTCGGACATCTGGACTTTGGTTGTTAAAAGCATCAAACAGTGCTGGCAAAAATGTTGGCAATTGATCGATCAATTCCTCTTGGGAAAGGCGCCCAACAAGCTGCACAATTGTCACAAGTCAAAAAAGTTTGTACAAGCCAGAGCAACCCTTAACAATAACAAAAGTAATTTTAAGTAAGTTTGAAACATGTTATTCCTTCCATGGGACTTATTTCAAATCAACACGATTTTTTTCACATTATTAGTCCATTTACCTCCAACCAGTACAAGTGACAATCTTCAATGTCACATATACTAAAATTAACACCAAATGGCTAAAGCTTGAAGCTCAAAAGCGAAGAATATAAAGGGGGTTGGGGAACTGGAAAGAAAACATTGGCACAAGCAACTAGGGTCACTTAAATGAAATAAGCCCAATATTGGTTTTTTATGAAGCAAAGATAGCTGGTAGGACAGTGTCAAGTCCATTTAAAACAAAGCAATATAATGACCTCAAATCCAGAACTGAGATTGAATACACTATCACATGATGCTCTTTGCACAATTCGAATATGTAACAGACACATAGGCACTTCTTTCATTAAATCACAATGAAGTTTATGTTATGCCATTAAAATTTGTGGCAATAATCAGATCAGACAGCAATACCAACTACATACATGAGAAATGAGATACCTTTGTCAAACAGTTGATACACACGACAAGTATCTTCTCATCATCACTGACCAATAGAGGTACTATAACCTGCATTAGAACCAAAGACCATCAAATTCAAAGTATAGTAAATTGCATTCAGTAGAAAGGGAAGCAACTATAATACATAAGATCAAATATTCATACGTACAGTAAGACATCTGAATGGATCATATTTTGCCAACAGAACATTTAAGCATTGGTTTGCCTCATTTGAAATCTGCACAGCAACAAAGAAATTTTAACAAGAACAATCAAGTCTGCAAAAATATAACGCTTAAAATGAAGGTAATACCTTAGCCATAGCATCTTTGGTCACATGCAGGAGTTTTTCGAGAACAATCTCTATAGAGTCTTCAATTGCGTCTTTCTGGCAGAAATATATGTTAGTAAGTAAAAAAAAGGAGAGTCAGCCAACTACCTAATCCTGTTCATGTTCACAAAAATGTGAATACCAGACCTGGTTGTTGAGCATCTCAGCAATTAAGGATAGAGCAAGCTCCCTCGTGGATGAATCAGAATCATCCAACACCTCAAGCACAGTCGTTAAGATTTGATTGAAGTACTGTTGCAAGATTGAAAGGCTGGCATTAGAACGCAAATAATAGATTGAGACCAGCATCTGTAATTTAAAATGTCCAGTAGTCATTAAACACTGAGCGCACTAGacaaatagaaaaagaaaaaataataatatgagAAAGGGAGGGAGCTAAATTCTTTCAAGGACTTTAGTTTCTAGGTTCAAACTCTCAGTAGTCATCGCTCATTTGCCTAGCTCGTGGCGACTTATGGTTGAGGTCCAATAGGGAGCATGAGGAGTCTGCAAACCTCCGACAAGGTCCACAGCAgctggacaagctgctgagatCCAGTGACGCAAGAACAGCCACTCATGAACCAACGAATgaagtttcaactttcaactatCAGATGCTATAGCACCATGATATGAGTGCAGATATGAGGCATTCTGGAATAGCATAGAAGTGCGGTCCACCTAAATCCCTTTTCACATTTAATTCAAGCAACATCCAATGAACCTAGAGCACCAATTTGAGTAGGAAGAACTTTTCAGATGGGCAAAAATACAGTTCACCAGTTTCCATGTTACTAAATTTTCTCTTCTTATTCTCTACCACCATCCCTAAAAGGCATTCCAATCAACACTAAGCAATGGCAAACTAATTAATCTGCAAGCCATGTCTCAAGCATTGCTGAGCTATCTGTTGCTAGATACAAAGAAGGAAGCAGGCTCAAGCCTCAAGCTATATGTAGGTTCATTTATTTCTGTTTGAAGAAAAGGGTGTCTTCGGACAACAGACCAAACTCCATTAACAAACAAGCAATGGGAGCACTAAAAAGTTGGTTTGTACATGAGAATCAGATCAAAGGGTGGTATAAATACAAACCAAATATGTTCACCTGAGACAAACTTTTTATTACAATTTCATGATTTGTAATGGCATATCTCCAAACCATGACAATTGTAATGTCATATATCCAATTAacccaaaaaaaatgttttcgaCAAAAAACTAAGTTTCAGAACTAAACACATTTTTAGATATCTAAGCTACGTGCAAACTGTTGAAAATATTTATAGATTCCATCATATTTACCAGGATGGCAGGATCTTCCCCTACTATTCTCAAAAAGAAGATTAAAAGGTTTCATTTTGGAATTAGAGTAGCGGCCTAGGAGAACAAACAAACTGAGAAACTAAGAGGAAAGAAGTGTGGTTAACATAAGGAAAATTTGTAAGATAATCATCAGGTTGCCAACCTTTGCCCAAATGGAGCTGTTGTTATCGAGGGAAGCATCAACCAACTGTTGCAACGCTTCCCGCTTTTCCGAGCTTGAAACTTCAGTATCATTGCTTATCTATAAAGTTGAGACTCATAAGTTACAAAAGGTACGAAGAGAAACACTGTCGCAGTTCAGGGCAGACTGTCAGTAAAAGTATTTTCCATTAGTACCTGATGAAGAACCTGTGGTATGCTCAGACCGTTGTCAGTGTGCAGGCTAGTCTTTATAGAACTAAGACTCACAATCATATCTCCCTCTTGAACACTTTCTTCAGTCGTCGAACCAACAGCATTATGACTATCAGAAGTAAGAAACCGGCTGAAATCTAACCGAGGAGTACTGCTAACAGCTTCACCATCTAAGGAGGCATCAGTTTTTTCAGGGTAGTTTGTCCAAGAGCGAGCAGCTTCCACAACTGAGCTACTGTTATTCTTTCTCTCTGCGCTCCTAGTTAAATGAACTTCAGTTCCCGTGGATGGCTCCAAGCTTTGAATAGCATGATCCATGCTCATATCAGAAGTTGTTCGACCTATAGAGACATTATGCGGTGTTGATTCTTGCATTGTACTGATTTTCTTTCCCCCTTCAGCATCAAGGGAACTAGAAGAATATCGCCCAAAAAGATAACCCTTCTTGGATGAGAGTGCATAGCCATCCTCTGAAGAAGTTCCAAAATCTGCCTGGTCATAAGATTTGGGGCGTGGACGCTCTTTCTTGCTCTGCAAGTAGTTCACCAGATCAACCTCAATACGAGGAGTTTTGATCTTCAGGGCTCGCCTCAAAAGGTTTTGATCTTCAACTGATAAACTGAGAATAAAATTTAGCACTGCTGTTGAATCAAAGTGAGAATAAACAGCTATGATACCAGAAATAGATGCTTCCTTCAATTTTGCATTCTTTTCATTTACTAAAGGTGCCAATTTTGAAAGCCATAGTTTGAGGAAGCCACTGTTACTATAACCATCAGAATCTACAGTGTACTTGCTGAATGATTTATTTGCAAACTCAAGAACAGCTAATTTTGCCTTTGGAGATCTCTGTTCATCTAATGAGCGTACTAGCGCAGGTAGCAACATATCAATAGCATAGGTCCGACCAACAATATCCAATGTTGAGGAGCATGGTTTTTTCACCAATTCTTTTGGATCAATAAGCCGTGAAAACACATATGGCAAAATCCGCTCGACATAACTTTCAAATGGCTTCTTGCAAGCTGGGATAAGCTCTGCAAGTGTAGTGAAAGCTGCCTGTGCAACCTTATGATGAGGATCATCCAAATGACGGAAGAACAGCTTCATGACCTTCTCAAAATTTTGAGTGATTTCTTGAATACCTTTCTGGCCTTGTTTCAATAAATTCCGAATAAAATCAAAAGCTGAAACTCTTGCTACCCAGTCAGAACTAGGGCTGAGACCCTCAGAAAGTGCATCATTTAGAGAAGCCAGAGAATCTGTATAGCCAGACACGTCACCCGATGTTACATGGCTATCATCAAAGCTGTGTCTGCCACTTGCAGAAGCCCTTGACATTACTTGCTTCCTTAGAAGAGGTCTCTGGAAATTTGGGACATGGTTATTATGTGAATCTCTGTGGACGGCATCCCTATAAGGCATATCAACATAGTTTTTCTCCATGTGCATTTGAGGGATTCGCCTAGTTGAACGAATATCATAACTCTCATCCATGCGGGCTCCTTCTTGAAGCCTCTCCGTAGATCTTCTTGAGTAAGGCATTGACAAGCCAGACATGGACTCAGACGACATATTACTCAAATATGGTGATCTTGATCGCTCTTTGGGGGCGAACTGTGTTGTCATTGTATCCAATAAGCGGGAACCTCCATTTCGTGAACTAGCAGCTGTGATGGAAGGAAGGGATGAATCCAGCAGTGCTGAGTTCTGCAATGACAAAACATTTGATGCTggcgctgcaagtggcacaggAGGATCACGAGATGATGGAGGATCAACTCCTGCACTAGGATTAAAAGTAAATAAGAAACTGAAATTTCTATAGTATCACTGGAAAAACAGAAATGGTCAAATTGTTCAGCAATGCATAAAAAAAATGGTCCCTGtgtttttttcccatttttgGCAAGGCACGTTATTCTCATTTTGGTGcatatttatttatgtttttccTTGTTTGCCTTATTTATCACACTTTGTCCCTACACATACACAAGAAATGTTCACATTAACTATTCTTTCTCCTAATTGCAACACATTAAAATAGGGCACATAGTCATTTTATCTCAAGTCTTGGTTTCATAAACCCCTCCCTTCGCTAACCCACGTACATACTGAGAATAATGAGAGTAtaacatcaaaagaaaaattctTAATAGCAATTTACGACTAAGCACTTTAAACATACCAAGATCCAAGCTTGTTGAGCGTGCAGCAGAGAAATTTTGCCCTGATATATTGGCACCTTTCAACAAACTTTCAATGGCAGAAACTTTTTCTTTGCTGGAGTTAAGCACACTCTCTAGGCTTCTTTCAGAACTTCTGCCAATCGTCTTTGACTGTGATAACCGAAGACTGTTTGATGAAAAAGATGAATCTGAAGATATAGCTGCGCTCTTGTCCATTGCAACAATAGCTGAAGTGCCATATCCAGGTACATGTGTACCACTTGCATGAGATGGAGCACGAGAAGGCTGCACAACCCTATCACGCAACGAAGGAGAAGCATACCTTTTGTGCACACCACCATCTTCATCATTTATTACCTGCATTTTTCTCCAATTAaagaatgcaatgcaagatATAGTAAGTAGTTGGTTGGTCCGAGAAAGCCCTGACTGAATGATGAGCATGTGTTTCTCTGGAATAGGAATctaagaggagaaagaaaacaGAATGAAGAACAGAATGGCATACCCTCTGTATCGCAGGATCGAATGACATAAAAAGACGGCGTGAACGCTCAGGCCACGTCTTTGCAAACATTCTATAGCAAGTCCTTGCAGTTGCGCGAACCTAGAGTTGAGAAAACACCAtgaaacacaaaaaaaatccaaaataaaGTACGTACAAAATCGATGATCCCAAGGAATGTGTACTTTCTCACCAAGACCAGTAGTAAAGAGaacaaaataagtttttatTGAGCAATTACATAATTAATCAATAAGAGGGCACATTCCTTAACTATATAAAGTATGGACATGGAACAGGGAACTGCCTTTAACCACACTGTTCTCCACAAaacctttccttttcctttcttgtgACATGAAAGGCCAGCATGGCCATTGGCCAGTCTGGTAAAACAGGACAGAAGGAATCACATTCACAGGTATGTGGGCATGCATGAATGCAAATATTAATTTTAACCAGGTTTTGAGCATCAGATCACT
This portion of the Setaria viridis chromosome 7, Setaria_viridis_v4.0, whole genome shotgun sequence genome encodes:
- the LOC117864342 gene encoding protein LOW PSII ACCUMULATION 1, chloroplastic isoform X2, which translates into the protein MAATLRSPPPTSVSVPCAAIGASLHFSLPVSRKPSVSCNRACRAGIRCSAANKPSPPPPTTPDSSEVSSMAKIRSEVLSPFRSVRMFFYLAFMASGALGGLIALTRLLPALSDPARAAGAADTLKGLGIDVAAVSLFAFLYSRESRAKDAQVARLAREERLSRLKLRAGAGDVARPFALGELRGTARLVIVAGPGEFVAESFRRSQPLLRELAERAVLAVPFATDGNTPELRIDGGGDEDGVGDELARRSKRLWQLTPVYTTEWAQWLDDQKKLAGVPPDSPVYLSLRMDGRVRGSGVGYPPWQAFVAQLPPVKGMWSGLLDGMDGRVL
- the LOC117864342 gene encoding protein LOW PSII ACCUMULATION 1, chloroplastic isoform X1: MRTRRYGLHSARTRKPPVPRWRRPSGLLPPPPSPSHALPSAPRSTSRCQCLASHRSPATEHAAPASGAPLRTSPPLLPPPLRTAASSMAKIRSEVLSPFRSVRMFFYLAFMASGALGGLIALTRLLPALSDPARAAGAADTLKGLGIDVAAVSLFAFLYSRESRAKDAQVARLAREERLSRLKLRAGAGDVARPFALGELRGTARLVIVAGPGEFVAESFRRSQPLLRELAERAVLAVPFATDGNTPELRIDGGGDEDGVGDELARRSKRLWQLTPVYTTEWAQWLDDQKKLAGVPPDSPVYLSLRMDGRVRGSGVGYPPWQAFVAQLPPVKGMWSGLLDGMDGRVL
- the LOC117864339 gene encoding CLIP-associated protein, with the protein product MEAALEAARAKDTKERLAGVERLHEALDAAARRGLTAAEVTALVDTCMDLTRDANFRIAQGGLQALSAAAVVAGEHFKIHLNALVPAAVERLGDGKQPVRDAARQLLITLMEVSSPTIIVERAGNYAWTHKSWRVREEFVRTVATAVGLFASTEISLQRVLLSPVLQLMNDSNQSVRDAAISCIEEMYKHMGSQFHEELQRHNLPSYMVKEINSRLERIEPKVRSSDTAMQYKAAESRSVSANPKRGSPRTKSLPRESTLFGGDTDITEKAVEPVKVHSEKELLREFEKIAATLVPEKDWSLRIAAMQRIEALVYGGAIDYPSFLMLLKQLVPPLSTQLSDRRSSIVKQACHLLNILSKELLGDFEPCAEIFIPMLFKLVVITVLVIAESADTCIKTILRNCKVARILPRIVDTAKNDRSAILRARCCEYALLVLEYWADAPEIQRSADLYEDMIKCCVADAMSEVRATARTCYRMFAKTWPERSRRLFMSFDPAIQRVINDEDGGVHKRYASPSLRDRVVQPSRAPSHASGTHVPGYGTSAIVAMDKSAAISSDSSFSSNSLRLSQSKTIGRSSERSLESVLNSSKEKVSAIESLLKGANISGQNFSAARSTSLDLGVDPPSSRDPPVPLAAPASNVLSLQNSALLDSSLPSITAASSRNGGSRLLDTMTTQFAPKERSRSPYLSNMSSESMSGLSMPYSRRSTERLQEGARMDESYDIRSTRRIPQMHMEKNYVDMPYRDAVHRDSHNNHVPNFQRPLLRKQVMSRASASGRHSFDDSHVTSGDVSGYTDSLASLNDALSEGLSPSSDWVARVSAFDFIRNLLKQGQKGIQEITQNFEKVMKLFFRHLDDPHHKVAQAAFTTLAELIPACKKPFESYVERILPYVFSRLIDPKELVKKPCSSTLDIVGRTYAIDMLLPALVRSLDEQRSPKAKLAVLEFANKSFSKYTVDSDGYSNSGFLKLWLSKLAPLVNEKNAKLKEASISGIIAVYSHFDSTAVLNFILSLSVEDQNLLRRALKIKTPRIEVDLVNYLQSKKERPRPKSYDQADFGTSSEDGYALSSKKGYLFGRYSSSSLDAEGGKKISTMQESTPHNVSIGRTTSDMSMDHAIQSLEPSTGTEVHLTRSAERKNNSSSVVEAARSWTNYPEKTDASLDGEAVSSTPRLDFSRFLTSDSHNAVGSTTEESVQEGDMIVSLSSIKTSLHTDNGLSIPQVLHQISNDTEVSSSEKREALQQLVDASLDNNSSIWAKYFNQILTTVLEVLDDSDSSTRELALSLIAEMLNNQKDAIEDSIEIVLEKLLHVTKDAMAKISNEANQCLNVLLAKYDPFRCLTVIVPLLVSDDEKILVVCINCLTKLVGRLSQEELIDQLPTFLPALFDAFNNQSPDVRKTVVFCLVDIYIMLGKAFAPYLEGLSSTQLRLVTIYANRISQARSGKPIDSNQ